A segment of the Elaeis guineensis isolate ETL-2024a chromosome 6, EG11, whole genome shotgun sequence genome:
AGCCGCCTATGCCTGCTATGGCAACATGTGAGCCTCTGGTTCTGAAGAATCCAATGCTGGTGCCTGAAGTTCAGAGACCGAGTCATGCTAGCTCCTGTCAAGCATTTCCACCTTGTCACAGCAGGGGATCCCTCCAACCAGGTTTCTCTCGCAGGGCAAGAGCAAGTGATGACTTCAGTTTCGGAAACTAGCAAAGGACATCTTCAGGGTGGATTGATggaaccatttcaagcatttgctATCTGGTCGAGAAGCTACGACATAAAGCCCGCATGTGAATGAATAATGTAGACATGTTTAAGCCTCTCAGATTTTCCTAGATTATTTTCTGCTCAAATTCTAATGTTGTAGATATATTATCCATGGACAGCTTGTGGCTTATCAGCCTTTAACGCGGCTGAAATTGTAATACCCTGTCCTAAAGCCCCTCAAGCCCACCCGAAAGTGGTCCACCAAgcccaaaacaaaagaaaaaaaaaaaaaaaaatgggaagaagactcccaatagcagtcttcttctccggcgagttcCATTAGGAACAGGAGTTCTAAGACCATCGGAAGTCCTAGGGCTCTTTATAAATAAGTCCTCCCCTCCTTAAGATCCCCACCGGCGATCTTCAAGCTGGATTTCTCCTTTTTTCACCG
Coding sequences within it:
- the LOC140858727 gene encoding tubby-like F-box protein 5, giving the protein MANFDRLKNNILSTEYMISLVSDDFSRASSAYVGKPRGPRRMHVIMHSIPTLAIREGGTAPSSAGFLVLHGQPRIQCWCLKFRDRVMLAPVKHFHLVTAGDPSNQVSLAGQEQVMTSVSETSKGHLQGGLMEPFQAFAIWSRSYDIKPACE